TTCCATCATGCTGCCGGATCGCGCAATATAATTGATATTCACGGAAATATGCATAAATTAGTTTGTACACGTTGTGGGTGGCGAGACGTAGTTAAAGATTACAGCGAAATAAATATCCCGCCGCTTTGTCCGAAATGCGGTAGAATAGCCAGGCCGGAAGTGGTTTTCTTCGGAGAAATGCTTCCGGAAGATAGGGTGGCGGTACTTGAGCGGGAATTAACGCGGGGATTTGATATTTACTTTTCGATAGGCACGACCAGCGTTTTTCCGTACATTCGGCAGCCGATGGTAGCAGCGAAGCATCTAGGCCGGTTTACGATTGAAATCAATCCCCAAGATACCGAGATATCTGATTTGGTGGATATTAAGCTGCGTATGCGCGCGGCAGAAGCGCTGGATGCGATATGGAAGGAGTATAACTAAGCGGCCGCCAAGCGACCCCGAGCCCCAGCGAGGGGAGGGGTAGCATGGGAGCTACGGGGGCGCCCCCAAGGGCGCGGTGCATTTTAAGTTATTTCCTTAGAGACCAGCTTTACCCCATACTTAGACAAAAACGGAAAGACGAGGGTTTCAGAGAGACACCTTGCCTAAAAAGATAGGCAAGTGTCCCGCCTTCTGCGGGAGTTTCAGGTGGGCGCGGTTAGGTTTCTTGTGGGGAGAAAAATTCGGCGAAATTAGGTCTTTAAGCGATAGCGTTTTCAGGGTTTAGGTACCTTAATCCTTCCTTATATATATGCCCTGGCATTTTAAAGCTATGCCTCAATTATTGTTTCTATTTATATTCTTCGTTGCGACCCTCCTATTTT
This region of Candidatus Omnitrophota bacterium genomic DNA includes:
- a CDS encoding NAD-dependent deacylase, producing MNTDYEAIARITKLLKNCKSILFITGAGISADSGLPTYRGIGGLYNDKLTEDGIPVEMALAGETLEKRPQVTWKYLSQIEKNCRNARFNRGHEVIAEMEKHFERVWVLTQNIDGFHHAAGSRNIIDIHGNMHKLVCTRCGWRDVVKDYSEINIPPLCPKCGRIARPEVVFFGEMLPEDRVAVLERELTRGFDIYFSIGTTSVFPYIRQPMVAAKHLGRFTIEINPQDTEISDLVDIKLRMRAAEALDAIWKEYN